One genomic window of Bradyrhizobium sp. B124 includes the following:
- a CDS encoding EAL domain-containing protein, producing MRLIRCLALLALGLMMFAAAPDAYAIDAVSVRSDAPAIDLTAVLDHQRSETDRIQVSTAPGTDGIVRRIEVRAREGGQNWVVFALANNTDDQLDRLIVAPHYRIVSSGLLWPDLGLSRIATITPSVGDRPERQESPTADVFRITLDPGAVVTYVAELRTDKLPQLYLWEPDAYKDKVNSFTLYQGIVIGISGLLALVLTILFVVKGSIMFPAAAALAWAVLVYIGVDFGFWGKVLDMSNNAERVWRAAGEAILAATLLVFLFAYLNLSRWHVRYSHITIGWLVFLGSLVALALFDPAVASGIARMSLVMIAFAGFALIVYLSTHGFDRAVLLIPTWFLLVVWVVAAGMTVAGSVTNDIVGPALLGGLVLIVMLIGFTVMQHAFAGGGATTGVVSDVERRALALTGSGDLIWDWDVSADKVFTSPETEALLGLKRGTLEGPAAKWLEVLHPLDQDRFRAALDSVLDQRRGRLVQDFRLRTPDGHFMWFALKARPVVGSDGEVSRVVGTLTDVTEFKNSEERMLHDSVHDNLTGLPNRRLFMDRLGAVANLAKTMPNLRPTLMVIDLDRFKQVNDSVGIAVGDSILLTLARRLTRILKPQDTLARMAGDQFGLILLSEQDPARITNFAETIRKTIRAPIAFNDREIFLTASIGLALSDPAAPLTDEIIKDAELAMYHSKRIGGDRIDVYKPAMRARKTDRLTLESDLRRAIERQELTILYQPIVRLEDRAIAGFEALVRWDHPKLGRMSPSEFINVAEETGLIVDLGMFVMDQTARQLAVWQRAMRAREPIFASVNVSSRQLLRHDLIHDIRTVLSRSSVARGTLKLELTESLVMENPEHAAQMLARIRELGTGLSLDDFGTGHSSLSYLQRFPFDTIKIDQSFVRTTSRGTRPVILKSIIALAHDLGMEVVAEGAETDSDAVELYQLGCEYAQGFAFGEPMDADAATRLLTEERLEAAS from the coding sequence TTGCGTCTGATCAGGTGCCTTGCGCTGCTGGCGCTGGGCCTCATGATGTTTGCCGCTGCGCCCGACGCGTATGCGATCGACGCGGTCAGCGTGCGCAGCGATGCGCCGGCGATCGACCTTACCGCGGTTCTCGACCATCAGCGCAGCGAAACCGACCGCATCCAGGTTTCCACTGCACCTGGAACCGACGGCATCGTGCGCCGCATCGAAGTTCGCGCCCGCGAAGGCGGCCAGAACTGGGTGGTGTTCGCACTCGCCAACAACACCGACGACCAGCTCGACCGCCTGATCGTCGCGCCGCACTATCGCATCGTGTCATCCGGCCTGTTGTGGCCCGACCTCGGCCTGTCGCGCATCGCCACCATCACGCCGTCGGTCGGCGATCGTCCGGAGCGGCAGGAGAGCCCGACCGCCGACGTGTTCCGCATCACGCTCGATCCCGGCGCTGTCGTCACCTATGTCGCGGAACTGCGCACCGACAAGCTGCCGCAGCTCTATCTGTGGGAACCCGACGCCTACAAGGATAAGGTCAACTCGTTCACGCTGTACCAGGGCATCGTGATCGGCATCTCGGGCCTGCTTGCGCTCGTGCTCACGATCTTGTTTGTGGTCAAGGGCAGCATCATGTTCCCCGCCGCCGCCGCGCTGGCCTGGGCGGTGCTGGTCTATATCGGCGTCGACTTCGGCTTCTGGGGCAAGGTGCTCGACATGTCGAACAACGCCGAGCGCGTCTGGCGCGCGGCGGGCGAGGCAATCCTCGCCGCGACGTTGCTGGTGTTCCTGTTCGCCTATCTGAATTTGAGTCGCTGGCATGTGCGCTACTCGCACATCACGATCGGCTGGCTCGTCTTCCTCGGCTCGCTGGTGGCGCTGGCGCTGTTCGATCCGGCGGTTGCCTCCGGCATCGCGCGGATGTCGCTGGTGATGATCGCCTTCGCCGGCTTCGCGCTGATCGTCTACCTCTCGACCCACGGCTTCGACCGCGCGGTACTGCTGATCCCGACCTGGTTCCTGCTGGTGGTCTGGGTGGTCGCGGCCGGCATGACGGTCGCGGGTTCCGTCACCAACGACATCGTCGGCCCGGCGCTGCTCGGCGGCCTCGTGCTGATCGTGATGCTGATCGGCTTTACGGTGATGCAGCACGCCTTCGCCGGCGGCGGCGCCACCACCGGCGTCGTCTCCGATGTCGAGCGCCGCGCCTTGGCGCTGACCGGCTCCGGCGATCTGATCTGGGACTGGGACGTCTCCGCCGACAAGGTGTTCACCAGCCCGGAGACCGAGGCGCTGCTCGGCCTGAAGCGCGGCACGCTGGAGGGCCCGGCGGCGAAATGGCTCGAAGTTCTGCACCCGCTCGACCAGGACCGTTTCCGCGCCGCGCTCGACAGCGTGCTCGACCAGCGCCGCGGCCGCCTGGTGCAGGATTTCCGGCTGCGTACGCCCGACGGCCACTTCATGTGGTTCGCGCTGAAGGCGCGGCCCGTGGTCGGCTCCGACGGCGAGGTCTCGCGCGTGGTCGGCACCCTCACCGACGTCACCGAGTTCAAGAACTCCGAAGAGCGGATGCTGCATGACTCGGTGCACGACAACCTGACCGGGCTGCCGAACCGACGGCTGTTCATGGACCGCCTCGGCGCGGTGGCGAACCTCGCCAAGACGATGCCGAACCTGCGGCCGACCTTGATGGTGATCGACCTCGACCGCTTCAAGCAAGTCAACGACTCCGTCGGCATCGCGGTCGGCGATTCCATCCTGCTGACGCTGGCGCGCCGTCTGACCCGCATCCTCAAGCCGCAGGACACGCTGGCGCGCATGGCCGGCGACCAGTTCGGCCTGATCCTGCTGTCCGAGCAGGACCCGGCGCGGATCACCAATTTCGCCGAGACCATCCGCAAGACCATCCGCGCGCCGATCGCGTTCAACGACCGCGAGATCTTCCTGACTGCCTCGATCGGCCTTGCGCTGTCCGATCCGGCGGCGCCGCTGACCGACGAGATCATCAAGGACGCCGAGCTTGCGATGTATCATTCGAAGCGGATCGGCGGCGACCGCATCGATGTCTACAAGCCGGCGATGCGGGCGCGGAAGACCGACCGCCTGACCTTGGAGAGCGACCTGCGCCGCGCCATCGAGCGCCAGGAGCTCACGATCCTGTACCAGCCGATCGTGCGGCTGGAGGATCGCGCGATCGCCGGCTTCGAGGCGCTGGTGCGCTGGGACCATCCGAAGCTCGGCCGGATGTCGCCGTCGGAGTTCATCAACGTCGCCGAGGAGACCGGCCTGATCGTCGATCTCGGCATGTTCGTGATGGACCAGACCGCGCGTCAGCTCGCGGTGTGGCAGCGCGCGATGCGCGCCCGCGAGCCGATCTTCGCGTCGGTCAACGTGTCGTCGCGGCAATTGCTGCGCCACGATTTGATCCACGATATCCGCACCGTGCTGTCGCGCTCCTCGGTGGCGCGCGGCACGCTGAAGCTGGAGCTGACGGAATCGCTGGTCATGGAGAATCCGGAGCACGCCGCCCAGATGCTGGCGCGGATCCGCGAGCTCGGCACCGGCCTGTCGCTCGACGATTTCGGCACCGGACACTCCTCGCTGTCTTATCTGCAGCGCTTCCCGTTCGACACCATCAAGATCGACCAGTCCTTCGTCCGCACCACCAGCCGCGGCACCCGCCCGGTGATCCTGAAATCGATCATCGCGCTGGCGCACGATCTCGGCATGGAAGTGGTCGCGGAGGGCGCCGAGACGGACTCGGACGCCGTCGAGCTCTACCAGCTCGGCTGCGAATACGCGCAGGGCTTTGCCTTCGGCGAACCGATGGACGCCGACGCCGCCACGCGCCTCCTCACCGAGGAACGGCTGGAAGCCGCGAGCTAG
- a CDS encoding sensor domain-containing diguanylate cyclase has protein sequence MPFRRGNDARRRWRLSAKLLIAASIATVLGFSAICAGVMFDMRRGEEQLARRTLENLASGIEADISRNIELYDLSLRAVASNLEMPEIRGVSKELRQLILFDHAATAKHFGAIQVFDTKGNLTIDAASLDPQPENRSDEEYFTIQRDHPDTGLYVSRPMLHRGAYAIVLSRRITGEDGRFLGVVVGSIRFSYFHDLFGRLNLTPGDTITVLRNDRTIIMRTPFDLDVIGKNLAEQLDWRSENLKVGGAFSGKGPVDDTPRLYVRRSSSGPLYVVVGKPLEAVFNLWRTEAIRIGAIMAFLVLFVLSATLVLAREIVRRADAEDKLEELATTDALTGLKNRRKFDAEIDREWRRAGRYGQPVALLMIDADHFKAYNDTYGHQAGDQVLVGIAICISDAVRRAGDCPARFGGEEFAVLLPNMTALEAFNLAETIRGKVQQWCEGELITTVSIGAASMRPLAGQQWSDLIEAADKALYAAKANGRNQSVLATVPKIALVA, from the coding sequence ATGCCATTTCGACGGGGAAACGACGCAAGGCGGCGCTGGCGGCTATCGGCAAAGCTGCTGATCGCAGCGTCGATTGCGACGGTCCTCGGCTTTTCCGCGATCTGCGCCGGCGTGATGTTCGACATGCGCCGCGGCGAGGAGCAGCTGGCCCGCCGGACCCTGGAGAATCTGGCGTCAGGCATCGAGGCCGACATCAGCCGCAACATCGAGCTCTACGACCTGTCGCTGCGCGCGGTCGCCAGCAATCTGGAAATGCCGGAGATCCGCGGCGTCAGCAAGGAACTGCGCCAGCTGATCCTGTTCGATCATGCCGCGACCGCAAAGCATTTCGGCGCGATCCAGGTGTTCGACACCAAGGGCAATCTGACCATCGACGCGGCGAGCCTCGATCCGCAGCCGGAGAACCGCAGCGACGAGGAGTATTTCACGATCCAGCGCGACCATCCCGACACCGGGCTGTATGTCAGCCGGCCGATGCTGCATCGCGGCGCCTACGCCATCGTGCTGAGCCGGCGCATCACCGGTGAGGACGGCCGCTTTCTCGGCGTCGTGGTCGGCTCGATCCGCTTCAGCTACTTCCACGATCTGTTCGGGCGGCTGAACCTCACGCCGGGCGACACCATCACGGTGCTGCGCAACGACCGCACCATCATCATGCGGACACCGTTCGATCTCGACGTGATCGGCAAGAACCTCGCCGAGCAGCTGGACTGGCGATCCGAGAACCTGAAGGTGGGCGGCGCGTTCTCGGGTAAGGGCCCGGTCGACGACACGCCGCGGCTCTATGTCAGGCGCAGCAGCAGCGGGCCGCTTTACGTGGTGGTCGGCAAGCCGCTCGAAGCCGTCTTCAATCTATGGCGCACCGAGGCGATCCGGATCGGCGCGATCATGGCCTTTCTGGTGCTGTTCGTGCTCAGCGCGACGCTGGTGCTCGCCCGCGAGATCGTCCGCCGCGCCGACGCCGAGGACAAGCTCGAGGAGTTGGCGACCACCGACGCGCTCACCGGCCTGAAGAACCGGCGCAAGTTCGATGCCGAGATCGACCGCGAATGGCGTCGTGCCGGCCGCTACGGCCAGCCGGTCGCATTGCTGATGATCGATGCCGATCATTTCAAGGCCTACAACGACACCTATGGGCATCAGGCCGGCGACCAGGTGCTGGTGGGAATTGCGATCTGCATTTCGGATGCGGTGCGCCGCGCCGGCGATTGCCCGGCGCGCTTCGGCGGCGAGGAATTCGCCGTGCTGCTGCCCAACATGACCGCGCTCGAGGCCTTCAACCTGGCCGAGACCATCCGCGGCAAGGTCCAGCAATGGTGCGAGGGTGAGCTGATCACGACGGTGAGCATCGGCGCCGCCAGCATGCGGCCGCTCGCAGGCCAGCAATGGTCCGACCTGATCGAAGCCGCCGACAAGGCGCTCTACGCCGCCAAGGCCAACGGCCGCAACCAGTCGGTGCTCGCCACCGTGCCGAAGATCGCGCTGGTGGCGTGA
- a CDS encoding IS481 family transposase, which yields MPWREVSLMDQRKEFVRLFQQPDVNRRELCRRFQISPKTAYKWLARATAAEATEKDWARDRPRRPHASPARSSTAIETAVLEVRDAHPAWGARKIRHRLQDRKKSLPSASTIHAILARHERVPPPAQPAQYIRFEHPAPNDVWQMDFKGRFPLGDRQMCHPLTMVDDHSRYALCLQACTNEQSETVQQHLEQTFRRYGLPNAFLVDNGVPWGTCSEVRWTKLRVWLLKLGVDVIYARPYHPQTKGKNERFHRTLKTEVLSMTTFRTTRDLQKAFDRWRHVYNTERPHQSLDYDVPAKRYRPSLRSLPNKLPEPEYEEGAIVRRANQLKANLRFGKRHWRVPEAFRGELLAIRPLATDGTFGVYFGANQIASIDLRTDSK from the coding sequence ATGCCGTGGCGCGAGGTGTCACTCATGGACCAGAGGAAAGAGTTCGTTCGATTGTTCCAGCAGCCGGATGTGAACCGGCGGGAGCTGTGCCGTCGTTTCCAGATCAGTCCGAAGACGGCTTACAAGTGGCTGGCAAGGGCGACCGCCGCAGAGGCTACGGAGAAGGATTGGGCCCGGGATCGGCCCCGGCGACCGCATGCCTCTCCGGCGCGAAGTTCGACGGCGATCGAAACGGCCGTCTTGGAGGTTCGAGATGCGCATCCCGCATGGGGGGCTCGCAAGATCCGCCATCGCCTTCAGGACCGGAAGAAAAGCCTCCCCTCGGCCTCGACGATCCACGCGATTCTGGCTCGGCATGAGCGCGTTCCACCGCCTGCCCAGCCGGCGCAATACATCCGCTTCGAGCATCCGGCTCCCAACGACGTCTGGCAGATGGACTTCAAGGGTCGCTTCCCCTTGGGCGACCGGCAGATGTGCCATCCGCTCACCATGGTCGATGATCATTCCCGTTACGCCCTGTGCTTGCAGGCCTGCACCAACGAGCAGAGTGAGACGGTCCAGCAGCATCTCGAGCAGACCTTTCGCCGCTACGGCTTGCCAAATGCGTTCCTGGTCGACAACGGCGTGCCCTGGGGCACCTGCTCCGAGGTCCGATGGACCAAACTCCGGGTCTGGCTGCTCAAGCTTGGCGTCGACGTCATCTATGCCCGTCCCTATCATCCTCAGACCAAGGGCAAGAACGAGCGCTTCCATCGCACGCTGAAGACCGAAGTCCTGTCCATGACAACGTTCAGAACCACGCGCGATCTGCAAAAGGCATTCGACCGCTGGCGGCACGTCTACAACACCGAGCGACCGCACCAATCACTGGACTACGATGTGCCCGCGAAACGGTATCGGCCAAGCCTTCGTTCGTTGCCGAACAAGTTGCCTGAGCCCGAATACGAGGAAGGGGCAATCGTGCGGAGGGCCAACCAGCTCAAGGCCAATCTCCGCTTCGGCAAGCGGCACTGGCGCGTTCCCGAAGCCTTCCGAGGCGAACTCCTGGCCATCAGGCCACTCGCCACGGACGGAACCTTCGGTGTCTACTTCGGAGCCAACCAGATCGCATCCATCGACCTACGGACCGATTCAAAATGA
- a CDS encoding DEAD/DEAH box helicase, producing MPFPTTSSPLARALAERNYEQPTPVQLAVLADDAVDRDLLVSAQTGSGKTVAYGLAMAKDLLDGAERFEPAAAPLALIVAPTRELALQVQRELAWLYEHADGRVVSCVGGMDPRREQRELAAGAHIVVGTPGRLCDHLRRGRLDISGLRVVVLDEADEMLNLGFREDMEFILETTPDTRRTLLFSATFPRGIVALAKQYQQQAFRIEVAGDEGGHADIEYRAIRVAADDVEHAVVNVLRFHEAPSALVFCNTREAVRHLQAALLERGFSVASLSGEMTQNERTQALQALRDGRSRVCVATDVAARGIDLPSLDLVIHADLPKDPEVMQHRSGRTGRAGRKGVSILLVPPARRRRAELLLGLAGIDVVWGSAPQADEIRKLDHDRLLQDAVFSEEVSSDDQVLAQALLAERSPEAIAAALARFYRARLPAPEDILDPGEGRSRDRDDRRGERTSRREDRPAGPRSKTGKASPRHGMEEATVWFRASIGRRKNAEARWLLPMICRRGGIDKHDIGAIKISDTTTEFEIAARVAESFAVKIKRPDKEDTIRIEPLADAPQRQAPSDKPARKPRQDPWRDKDDGGHSAPRRDEPRDDAAARRRGKPDREARAFSSEGAGRSREDYAPRQESGAPFRSNRDGKGAKPKFDSEPGFGKKKKNRNKPGQAGHWPDVSPAKPKFGKKPKKKHRG from the coding sequence GTGCCCTTCCCGACCACAAGTTCGCCGCTCGCCCGCGCCTTGGCTGAGCGCAACTACGAACAGCCGACCCCTGTCCAGCTCGCCGTGCTCGCGGACGACGCCGTCGACCGTGATCTTCTCGTTTCGGCCCAAACCGGGTCGGGCAAGACCGTTGCCTACGGATTGGCCATGGCAAAGGACCTCCTCGACGGCGCCGAGCGGTTCGAGCCGGCCGCCGCACCGCTGGCGCTGATCGTCGCGCCGACGCGGGAGCTCGCCTTGCAGGTTCAGCGCGAGCTCGCCTGGCTCTATGAGCATGCGGACGGTCGCGTCGTTTCCTGCGTCGGTGGCATGGACCCGCGCCGCGAGCAGCGCGAGTTGGCCGCAGGCGCCCACATCGTGGTCGGCACGCCCGGCCGGTTGTGCGACCATTTGCGGCGGGGCCGTCTCGACATTTCGGGATTGCGGGTCGTCGTTCTCGACGAGGCCGATGAGATGCTCAATCTCGGCTTCCGCGAGGACATGGAATTCATCCTCGAGACCACGCCGGACACGCGCCGAACCCTGCTGTTCTCGGCGACGTTTCCGCGCGGCATCGTCGCGCTGGCCAAGCAGTATCAGCAACAGGCGTTCCGGATCGAGGTCGCGGGCGACGAGGGCGGCCACGCCGATATCGAGTACCGCGCCATCCGGGTGGCCGCCGACGATGTCGAGCACGCAGTCGTCAACGTGCTGCGCTTCCATGAGGCGCCGAGCGCGCTGGTGTTTTGCAACACGCGAGAAGCCGTCAGGCATTTGCAGGCGGCGCTGCTGGAGCGCGGGTTCTCCGTGGCCTCGCTGTCAGGCGAAATGACCCAGAACGAGCGCACCCAGGCGCTGCAGGCGTTGCGCGACGGACGGTCCAGGGTTTGTGTCGCGACCGACGTGGCGGCGCGCGGCATCGACCTGCCGAGCCTCGACCTCGTCATTCATGCCGATCTGCCGAAAGATCCGGAGGTCATGCAGCATCGCTCGGGCCGCACCGGCCGCGCCGGCCGCAAGGGTGTCAGCATCCTGCTGGTGCCGCCGGCACGGCGGCGGCGCGCCGAATTGCTGCTGGGTCTGGCCGGCATCGATGTGGTCTGGGGTTCTGCGCCGCAGGCGGACGAGATCCGCAAGCTCGATCATGACCGCCTGCTGCAGGACGCGGTGTTCTCCGAGGAGGTGAGCTCCGACGATCAGGTGCTCGCGCAGGCCTTGCTCGCCGAACGGTCGCCGGAGGCGATCGCCGCGGCGCTGGCCCGGTTTTATCGCGCGCGGCTGCCTGCGCCCGAAGACATTCTCGATCCCGGCGAGGGCCGGAGCCGCGACCGCGACGATCGCCGCGGCGAGCGCACCTCGCGCCGCGAGGATCGTCCCGCCGGGCCGCGATCGAAGACCGGCAAGGCCTCCCCGCGTCACGGCATGGAGGAGGCTACCGTCTGGTTCCGCGCCTCGATCGGACGCAGGAAGAATGCCGAGGCCCGCTGGCTGTTGCCGATGATCTGTCGTCGCGGCGGCATCGACAAGCACGACATCGGCGCCATCAAGATCTCGGATACGACCACCGAGTTCGAGATCGCCGCGCGGGTCGCGGAGTCCTTCGCCGTCAAGATCAAGCGTCCGGACAAGGAAGACACCATCCGCATCGAGCCGCTGGCGGACGCCCCGCAGCGGCAGGCCCCCTCGGATAAGCCGGCGCGCAAGCCCAGGCAAGATCCTTGGCGCGACAAGGATGACGGCGGGCACAGCGCACCGCGCCGCGACGAGCCGCGTGACGACGCGGCAGCAAGACGACGCGGCAAGCCGGACCGCGAGGCGCGAGCGTTTTCGAGCGAAGGCGCGGGCCGTTCGCGCGAAGACTACGCGCCAAGGCAAGAATCCGGAGCCCCGTTCCGATCCAATCGGGACGGAAAGGGCGCGAAGCCGAAATTCGACAGCGAGCCGGGGTTCGGCAAGAAAAAGAAGAATCGGAACAAGCCCGGCCAGGCCGGACACTGGCCAGACGTATCGCCCGCGAAACCGAAGTTCGGCAAGAAGCCAAAGAAGAAGCATCGCGGCTGA
- a CDS encoding N-acetyltransferase produces MPSFGSPNDKPVAIRQERRSDVAAREGLLDAAFGPGRLAKTSERLREGRKPARGLAFVARRGSHLVGTLRLWPIVTGTGHACLLLGPLAVAEEARCLGIGAALMRQALQRAQRLGHRAVILVGDAAYYDRFGFSAAQTGAFRMPGPYQRDRLLACELVPGALRGAGGLIAAASRPPSRLSGLVDRIAGSQAPLGQPA; encoded by the coding sequence TCCGTCAGGAACGCCGTTCGGACGTGGCGGCGCGAGAGGGTCTGCTCGACGCTGCATTCGGTCCTGGCCGCTTGGCCAAGACCTCGGAGCGGCTGCGCGAGGGCCGCAAGCCTGCGCGCGGCCTCGCGTTTGTCGCGCGCCGTGGCAGCCACCTGGTCGGCACATTGCGGCTGTGGCCGATCGTGACCGGCACCGGTCACGCCTGCCTGCTGCTCGGCCCGCTCGCGGTGGCGGAGGAGGCACGATGCCTCGGCATCGGCGCCGCGCTGATGCGGCAGGCCTTGCAGCGGGCGCAGCGGCTCGGCCACCGCGCTGTCATCCTGGTCGGCGATGCAGCCTATTATGACCGCTTCGGCTTCTCGGCGGCGCAGACCGGCGCGTTCCGCATGCCCGGCCCGTATCAGCGCGATCGCCTTTTGGCCTGCGAACTCGTGCCGGGCGCGTTGCGCGGGGCGGGCGGCCTGATTGCCGCAGCCAGCCGGCCGCCATCGCGGTTGTCCGGGTTGGTGGACAGGATCGCCGGCAGCCAGGCCCCGCTCGGACAGCCGGCCTGA